The sequence TCGCGCTTGCCGCGCTCGACGACGGTCCGCTCCTGGCAGAGGAGCATGGCGACGTCACCATCGACGACCGCGCGCTCTTGATCTACACCTCCGGCACGACAGGCCTGCCGAAGGCGGCCAGCATCAGTCACCGCCGCATCCTCAATTGGGGTTTCTGGTTCGCCGGTCTGACCGGCGCAACGCCGCAGGACCGGCTCTACGACTGCCTGCCGCTGTTCCACTCGGTCGGCGGCATCGTCGCGCCCTGCAGCATGCTCGCTGCCGGCGGCTCGGTGGTGATCGCCGAAAAATTCTCGGCTTCGAATTTCTGGCCCGATATCGTGCGGCACGACTGCACGCTGTTCCAGTACATCGGCGAGCTCTGCCGCTACCTGCTCAAGGCGCCGCCGTCGGAATACGAGAACCGGCATCGGCTGCGGCTTGCCTGCGGCAACGGCCTGCGCGGTGACATCTGGGAGGATTTTCAGGCGCGTTTCGCCATTCCGCGCATCCTCGAATTCTATGCGGCCACCGAAGGCAATTTCTCGCTGTTCAACGTGGAGGGCCAGGTCGGCGCGATCGGTCGCATTCCGCCGCTGCTCGCGCATCGCTTTCCGGCTGGCATCGTCAAGCTCGATCCCGACAGCGGCGCGCCGCTGCGTAATGAAGACGGCTTTTGCCTCGCCTGCGCCCGCGGTGAGGCCGGCGAAGCGATCGGCCGCATCGGTACCGCGGATCAGGGCGGCGGCCGCTTCGAGGGCTACACCGATGCCGGCGAGACCGAGAAGAAGATCTTGCGCGACGTCTTCGCCAAGGGTGATGCCTGGTTCCGCACCGGCGATCTGATGCGGCTCGACGACAAGGGCTTCTTCCATTTCGTCGACCGCATCGGCGACACCTTCCGCTGGAAGGGCGAGAACGTCGCGACCTCCGAAGTGAACGACGCCGTGCGCGATTTCACCGGCGTGATCGATGCCACCACCTATGGCGTCAGCATCCCCGGCACCGACGGCCGCGCCGGCATGAGTGCGATCGTCGTGAACGAGGGCTTTGACATCGCCGCACTGCCTGCCCATCTAGCTCAGCGCCTGCCGGCTTACGCCCGCCCTGTCTTCATCCGCATCTCGCGCGAGCTCGATGCCACCGAGACCTTCAAGCAGAAGAAGGGTGAGCTCGCCCGCGAGGGCTTTGACCCGGGTGCGATCTCCGATCCGCTGTTCATGCTCGAACCGAAGTCGGGTACTTATGTCGCGCTGGACGGGGAGGCCTATGCGGCAATCTCGGAGGGTGCGATCCGGCTGTAGCGCAGCCAAAATCAGGAGATAGGTCCAATTTTATCTGAATTGTCCAAGAAGCCATTTACTTCTGTCGGGTAAACAGACGGCCATGGGGAGGCGGTCATCAAGAGCCGCCGCTACACGGACGAGCGATAACAAAAGAGAGCCAGCCATGTCGGTACGGTCCAAGGTCATTGAGGCGATCCAGCAGATCGCCAAGGAACAGCACGTTACGCTTCCCGCACTCTCGGACGATCTGTCGCTGCACGAGACGGGCTTCGACTCGCTCGCCTTCGCCATTCTGGTCGCCCGCCTCGAAGACGAGACCGGCGTCGATCCCTTCACCATTTCCGAGGATGCCGCGTTCCCCGCCACGGTGGGCGATTTCGTGCGGGCCTATGAAAATGTCCCCGCGTGAGATCTTTGCGCTTCGCGACCGTCTCGGCGCGGAGCTGAAGGGCCGCACGATCTCCGATGCGCATGATGTCGTGTCGCTGACCGACATCCTGTCGCAGACGGTCCTGGCCGGCCGGCTGCACGAGTTGTCAGGCCGCGCCGTGCTGCTCAAGCTGTCCGACCAGCTCCGGTCGGGCCTTGCCATGATTGAGCTCGACGGTATCGCCCGTCGCATGCTGCTGTGCCCGCCGGACCTCAACCCAGCGCATCTCGACGCCCTGATCGCCGATGCCGGGATCGATGCGGTCGTCACCGACGAGCCCGATCGCTGGGCGGAGACCGGCGTGCCGCTCATCGTCACCGCACAATTGCCGCTTCAAGCCGCCGCGCCGGCCAAGACCGAGCGCGCCACCGAATGGCTGATGCTGACCTCGGGTACCTCCGGTGTGCCGAAAATCGCCGGCCACACCCTGGAAGCGCTGACCGGTGCCATCGTCGCCGAAGGCCCCGCGCGCGGACCTGCGCCGGTCTGGGCCACGTTCTACGACATCCGCCGCTATGGCGGCCTGCAGATCTTCCTTCGCGCCGTTCTCTCCGGCGGCTCCTTGGTGCTGTCCGATCCGCATGAAGCGCTCGCCGATCATGTCGCGCGGCTGAATGCGCGCGGCGTCTCGCACATCTCCGGCACGCCGTCGCACTGGCGCAAGCTCTTGATGAGCGGTTCGGCCGCGCAGTTCTCACCCCGATATGTTCGTCTCTCTGGCGAGATCGCGGATCAGGCCGTGCTCGACGGCCTGAAGGCGGCATTCCCCAATTCCTCCGTTGGCCACGCCTATGCCTCGACCGAGGCCGGTGTCGGCTTCGCCGTCAATGACGGGCTCGAAGGCTTTCCGGCCGACTATCTCGGCAACCGCAATGGCGTCGAGATGAAGGTCGTGGACGGCTCGCTGCGCATCCGCTCGACGCGCACGGCCCATGCCTATATCGGCCGCAATGCCGCAGCGCTCACCGATGAGGACGGGTTTGTCGACAGCGGCGATATTGTCGAGCTGCGCGGCGACCGCTATTATTTTGTCGGCCGCCGCGGCGGCATCATCAATATCGGCGGACTGAAGGTCCACCCCGAGGAGATCGAGGCGGTGATCAACCGTCATCCTGATGTGCGGATGTCGCGGGCGAAATCGCGCAAGAGCCCGATCACCGGCGGCATCGTCGTCGCCGACGTGATCCTGGCTGACGGCACGGATCAAGCCCGGGTGAAGGAGATCCGCGACCAGATCCTGGAGCAGTGCCGTGCCCAGCTCGCGTCCCACAAGGTGCCTGCGGTGATCCGCTTCGTCGAAGCGCTCGACGTCACCCCGGCCGGAAAACTGGCGCGCACAGATGCATAACGTTCTCGTCACCGGCGGCAGCCGCGGCATTGGGCTCGCGATCGGCAAACGCCTGGTCGCTGCCGGCTTCAACGTGATCGCGGCCGCGCGGCGCGAAAGCGACGAGCTCAAGGCTGCCATTGCCGGATCCGACGGCCGCCTGCATTTCCGCGCCTGCGATCTCGCCGTGATCGACGCGATCCCGGCCTTCGCAAAACTGGTGCGCGACGAATTCGGTCCGATCTACGGGCTCGTCAACAATGCCGGCCTCGGCACCGAAGGCCTGCTCGCCACCATGCACAATTCCGAGATCGAGGCGCTGGTCCAGCTCAACGTGCTGTCGCCGATCATCCTGACCAAATATGTGGCGCGGCAGATGATGGCTGACGGGGCCGGCCGCATCATCAACATCTCCTCGATCATCGCGACGACCGGCTATAACGGCCTCTCCGTCTATGGAGCGACCAAGGCGGCCGCGACCGGATTCACCCGCTCGCTCGCGCGCGAGGTCGGCAAGCTCGGCATCACCGTGAATGCGATCGCGCCGGGCTTCATCGCCACCGAGCTCACGCACAATCTCTCCGACGAAGGCCGCAAGCGCATCGCCGGCCGCAGCGCGCTGCGCCGTCTGCCGGAGACGGATGACGTCGCGCGCATGGTGGAATATCTCCTGGGCGAGGGCGGCCGCAACGTCACCGGCACGGTGTTCACGATCGACGCGGGAAATACGGCGTAAGCGGAACCGCGCTGCCACAATTGCGTTGATCCGGCGCAATGACAGCAAGCCGGATTTGGTCGTAAGATGCCTCGCAATCGATTGGGTTACGTCAATCGATCTGCCCTAATCGAAGGGGAGCAGTCGATGGCCATTTCAAACATGACCGCTTCAAGTCAGGCTCTGACGGAGCCATCGTGCGCGAAGCCGGACGACGTCCGCTGTCCGCCGATGTCGCATCAGAATTCCGGCGCTCACGGCCACGAAATGTATCCGCAGCAATTCGTGCGTCTGGTCGGCTGCCACGACGTCCCCGCATCCGCACTGCGCAAGCGCCAGGACGAGAAGCTGCATTAGCGCGCGTTGGCGCTCACGTCCGATGCTTCGGCAGGTCAATCCGTTCGTGTGAGAATTCCGGCGGGCCCTCGGTGAGGCGGCGGATGCGGCGTTCGCGTTCGTCCTCCGGCAGTGCGGGATCGAGCAGGCCCTCGATCTCGTGCACTGCCAGCTCCTCGATGCGGTCGGCGTCGGATGCGACCGAGCGTGCTGATGCAGGTACCGCGGGCGCGATCTTCAGGCCGAGCTCGACCAGCTTGCAGATGGCATCCGAGCGCGACAGCTGATGGGCTTCGGCCCAGGCATCCACGGTGGCGGTGAGCATCTGCGGCATTTTCACGGCGCTGATCGCATCGAGCCCGGTGCGCCGGCGTACCGGCGAGGCGAAGTCCTTGCTGCCGAAATCAGACACCCCGATCATCCCCGCGCGACCGTTGCAGATGGATCAACCGTAAACGTCATTCGCGGGAGGCTGTTTGATGCCGATCAATGACGAACTGCGGCATTGCGGCGCGGTGCGATCTTGTTGTCCGGCTCCATTTCGGCCAATGATCGGGAAGCGAACCCCGATCGACCCTGCCACGTATCTGATTTCGGACGCTTCCCAACCATCCGGCACCACCCGATGACATCAGGCGAATCCTTTTACGGCGGCATCCCCGTCTTCCGCGGCTTCACCAGCCTGATGGACCCCGCGCTCTATGCGCCGCTGCCCGATGATTGGAGCATCGGTGTCGCCGACATCGTCGATTCCACCAAGGCGATCGCGGCGCAGCGCTACAAGGCGGTCAACATGGCCGGCGCCGCCGTGATCGCGGCGGTGACGAATGCGTTGGAGGGGCGGGAATTCCCCTTCGTGTTCGGCGGCGACGGAGCGAGCTTTGCGGTCGCGCCGTCGGATCTCGATGCTGCGCGCGAGGCATTGGCCGCGACCGCGACCTGGGTCCGCGAGGATCTCGATCTGAAGATGCGCGTCGCGCTGGTGCCGGTGAGCGCCATCCGGGCGCAAGGGCTCGATGTGCGCGTCGCGCGTTTCGGCCCGTCGCCGAACCTGTCCTATGCGATGTTCTCCGGTGGCGGGCTCGCCTGGGCCGATGCCGCGATGAAGCGCGGCGAGTTCGCGGTGGCGGAAGCGCCCGCCGGCTCGCAGCCGGACCTCTCGGGCCTGTCGTGCCGCTTCGAGGTGATGCCGGCTGCGCGCGGCCTGATCCTGTCGGTGCTGGTGATGCCGTCGCGCGGTGTCGATCCGCAGGCCTTCCGCAAGGTGATCGAGGACATCATCCATCTCGTCGAGCGCAGCCCGGAGGGCGGCCGCCCGGTGCCGCCGCAGGGCCCGCCGCTGAAATGGCCGCCGCAGGGGCTGGACTTCGAAGCCCGCACCAGGCGCGGCGGTCCGCTGCTCGCGCGTAGAGCCAGCGTGCTGGCCTATACGCTGTTCGTCTATCTGATCATGCGCTTCGATCTCAAGGTCGGCGGCTTTGTGCCCAACATCTACAGGCGCCAGGTGGTCGAGAACTCCGACTTCAGGAAATATGACGATGGCCTGCGCATGATCCTCGACTGCACGCCGCAGCTCGAACGCGCGTTGAGCGATCGTCTCGCGGCCGCTGCGCGCGACGGCGTCGTGCGCTACGGCCTCTATCAGCAGGATGCCGCGATGATGACCTGCTTCACGCCGTCGGCGCTGCGCAGCGATCACGTCCACTTCATCGACGGCGCGCGGGGCGGCTACGCCTCGGCGGCGACGGCGCTGAAGGCGATGATGGCGGCGGCGAGCTAGCGTCCCGCGCGCGTCCAGGTCTCGCCGCCGCAGAGCGCGCCGACGCAGCCTTCGACCCGCAGCGAATCCGCGCCCGTCACCGTGACGCTGCTCGCATAGGTGCTGCCGTCATCGGCATTGTAGATCTGGCCCGACCATTTGTTCGGGCCTGATGGCTGCATGGCGCTGAACAGCGGCAGGCCGATCATCGGACGCTTGGCGAGCGCGGGATTGGGATTCTTGCTGTCGCTGGCGGGCTGGCCGGTCGCGGTGTCCATGGGCTCGCGCAGCCAGACGATGTGGCCGCAGATGCCGCCGCCGCACTTGCTGATCTTGACGCGGGCATCGCCGGCCTGGGTGAGCCAGGTCCCGTCGGCGCTCTGCGCATGTGCGGCAGTCGCGCCAAGCAGCGCAGTCAGGATGACGGAGAGGATGGCGAATCTGCTGAACATGGAGCGGCCCTGAAAAATGGAGGCGCCTCCATAGCAGCCCGGCAGGATAGTGCAACGCCGGATTGAATCACATTCCTGCGCGTGATTTGCCTGCGCTCATTTGCCCCAGCGCGCGAACGCGACCGAGGCTGCGGTCAGGAGCCCGAACACGGCCATGGCGCCGCCGACCAGCGCGAACAACGTCCAGGCCGGCGCCTGCGCCGTCATGAGGCCGATCCCGCCGATCGCGACGATCAGCAGCCGCGCGGTGGAGGCCAACACCGGACCGCCGACACGTGCGGCGCCTTGCGAGGAGAAATACAGCGACACGCCCATGCCGAAGAACACGAAGGCCGGGCCGGCCCAGTGGAAATAGCTGTGCGCCGCCGCCGTGACGCCGGGATCGCGCGTGAACAGCGACACCCACAGCGCGGGATCGAGCGCGACGACGAGGCCGATCGTGCCGACCGTAAGCCCCGAGGCCGCTGCTGCCGTCCAGGCCACGCGCCGCGCGCGCGCGACATGTCCGGCGCCCATCGCCATGCCGACCATCGGCACCGAGGCGATGCCGAAGGCGAAGGTGATCGGGATCAGCAGAAATTCCAGCCGCGAGCCGATGCCGTAGCCGGCCAGCATCTCGGTGCCGAAGGTCGCGAGGATTTTCGTGAAGATCAGGATGGTGAGCACGGTCTGGAGCGGCGACAGGCAGGCGACGGCGCCCACTTTCAAGATGTCCAGGAACATCGCGCGCTCGAAATGGAACGCGCGGAAGTCGAGCTGCAGCCGGCTGCGGCCGGACAGGAGATACCAGAGGAAGAAGATCGCGGAGCAGCTGAACGCGATCAGCTGGCCGCTCGCAACGCCGGGCATGCCGAATTGCGGTACGCCGAACAGGCCGAGACCCAGCGTGCCGCCGAGCGCGATCTGGAGCACGCTCGCCCCGATCAGCGTCATCGACGGCAGGCGCATGTCGCCGGTGCCGCGGATCACCGAGGCCAGCGTATTCACGAGCCAGATCGCGACAGCGCCGGAGAACAGCACCTGTGAATAGCCGCTGGCTTCCTCGAGCACGCGCTCGCGCCCGCCGAGCAGCGTGAAGAACGAGCGGCCGAACACCAGCATCATCACCGTGAAGAACAGTCCGCCGCACAGGCCGATGATGGCGGCATGCAGCGCCAGCGTCGCGGCGCGGTCGCGATTGCCGGCGCCGAGCGCGCGGCTGATCGCCGACGACACGCCGCCGCCCATCGCGCCCGCGCTCATCATCTGCGTCAGCATCGCGAACGGAAACACCAGCGCGATCGCAGCCAGCGGGATGGTGCCGAGCCGGCCGATATAGGAGGTCTCGGCAATCGCAACCAGCGTGCTGCCGACCATCGCGATCATGTTGGGGATCGCGAGCCGGAGCAGCGTCGGCAGGATCGGCGCAGTCAGCAGGCTGGCGATGGGGGAGGCGACCGGCGCAACCGGCGGGACAGCGTCTGCAGGGGCGTCGATCGTCATGTGCCACGGTGCGGAATATTGAATGATGATCGACATCTTATAGGGCGTGCGACACCCGCGCCAGCCCCCGTCTCACGCAGGGCTCACCAGGGCAGGCCGCATAGGTCGATGGTGCCCAGCGTCGGGGCCCGGACGATGTCGAAGACGTAGGGTGCCATGTAGTCGAAGCGAATGCGCCCCTCCGGCTGCTCGCAATAGACGTCACCTTTGAAGGGTTGCCATTTGCGGGCCTCGTAAAACGCGAAATTGTGCGGCTCGCAGAACAGCAGCCCGAAGCGGACCGCCTCGTTGGCGCGCATGGTATGCACTGCCGCGTCGATCGCGATCGTGGCATAGCCGCGGCCGCGCCGGTCCTCGCGCGTGCAGACGCCGCCGATGCCGCCGACGTGGACCTTCTGTCCATTCCAGGTGACGGTGCGGAAGTAGACGCCGACATGGCAGACGAGCCCGTCCTCGGGAGTCTCGATCAGCACGCGCAGATCGGCATTGGCCCATTTGACGTGGCTCCAGGCCGGCTTCTCCGCGGCGTCTTGGCCCCAGACCGCGCTGAGCAGCGGCTTTGCGAGTGGCCATGAGGCGTCGCCGTTCAAAATGTCGATCTCGATGCTCATGGCGTCGTCCTTCACAGCTCTGCTTGGTGGCGCGTTTGTTCTGTCGTAAGCGCTTCAAAGGCAATGATATTTTATGACGGATCGCAGGTTTGATCGACGGCGGCCCGTTGCGACGAATTTGTGCATCCGGGCGAGGCCGCCCCATCACGCCTTTTCGCAAATTCAGAGGTATTTAATGGCGGCGGAACCTTCTATAAGGGGTGACCGTTAGAACGTTCCCCACCAGTTGCGGACAAGAACCCATGACCTTTACGCTGCCCCCACTCCCTTACGCCTATGACGCCCTCGGCCAGTACATGTCGAAGGAGACGCTGGAATATCACCACGACAAGCATCATCAGGCCTACGTCACCAACGGCAACAACGCGCTCAAGGGGACCGAATGGGAAGGCAAGTCCCTTGAAGAGATCGTCAAGGGCTCGTTCGGCAAGAACCCCGCGGTGTTCAACAATGCCGGCCAGCACTACAACCACATCCACTTCTGGAGCTGGATGAAGCCCAATGGCGGCGGCACCAAGCTCCCGGGCAAGCTCGAGAAGAAGATCAACGAGGACCTCGGCGGCTTCGAGAAGTTCAAGACCGACTTCCAGGCGGCCGGCGTCGGCCAGTTCGGCTCCGGCTGGTGCTGGCTCCAGGTCAAGAACGGCAAGCTCGAGATCTCCAAGACCCCGAACGGCGAGAATCCGCTGGTGCACGGCGCCACTCCGATCCTCGGCTGCGACGTCTGGGAGCACTCCTACTACATCGACTACCGCAACCGCCGTCCCGACTATCTCAAGGCTTTCGTCGAGAACCTCGTGAACTGGGAATACGTCGAGTCCCTGTTCGACAAGGCGTAAGCCGGTCGCGTCATTCCGGGGCGGCGAAGCCGAACCCGGAATCTCGAGATTCCGGGTTCGATGCTGCGCATCGCCCCGGAATGACGGAAACAACAAGGCGGTCGCTGACGCGGCCGCCTTTTTGCTGTGCGGAATTGCCCTGCGCGGTGCGCGTATCGGCCTGTGATCGTACCGTTTGCATCGCGTTGGCGGCGCCCTTAATCAGGACGGGCATCACCCTCGAGCCGCTCCACACCCGTTGTCAGAACTTCCCCCGAAAGCCCCGGCGCCTGCCGAGGACGCGGAGTCCGAGCCGCGGCCGGGACGCGTGCGCAAGCCGATCGGCTGGTCGACCATCATCATCGCGGCCCTGGTGGCGGTGAGCGCGGCTCTGGTCTGGCGGCGTGACGGCACCGACGGTGTTCTGGACATCCTCACCCACGATCTGTCCCTGTTCGGCGGCATCCTGCCGCGCGTGCTGGCCGGCTGCCTGCTCGGGGCCTTCATCTCCGAGATCCTGCCGCACGAAAAAGTCTCGCGCTCGCTCGGGCCGAAATCCGGCCTGATGGGCCTTCTGATCGGCACCGCCTTTGGCGCGATCCTGCCCGGCGGGCCCTTCACCGCCTATCCGGTGGCGAGTGCGCTGCTCGCGGTCGGCGCCGATTTCGGCGCCACCATCGCCATGGTCGTGAGCTGGACCCTGATCGGCTACGGCCGGGCGGTCGCCTGGGAAATCCCGATCATGGGCACCGATTTCACGCTGTGGCGGATCCTGATCTCGCTGCCGCTGCCGGTGCTCGCGGGCGCCCTCGGCCGCTTCGTCTATGTCCGGCTCTATCCGCAGCCGCTCGCGAAGGACGACGAGAGTTGAGCGCGGCGCTCCTGATCGACATCCTGCTGTGGGGCTCGGTGCTCGGCGTCGGCCTGATCGCCTTTCGCCGCGGCCCGCCGGTGTTCAAGGCGTCCTTGCGCGAAGGCTCGATGGACTTCATCAACATCGTGCCGCGGATTGCGCTCGGCGTGATCGGCTCCGGCTACATCGCCGCGATCATCCCGCAGGAGGTGATCACCGGCTGGCTCGGCCCGGATAGCGGCTGGCTCGGGGTTGCCTCCGCCGTGGTCGCCGGCGCGGCCACGCCCGGCGGTCCCGTGATCGGCTTCTCCATTGGCACCGTGGCGCTGAAGTCCGGCGGCGGGGTGCCACAGGTGGTCGCCTATGTCGTCGCCTGGGCGCTGTTCGCCTTCCAGCGGGTGATCTTGTGGGAAATCCCGTTCATGCCGGCTCGGTTCGTCTGGTTCCGCTGCGCCGTCTCGGTGCCTTTCCCGTTCGTGGCCGCCGCCATCGCCATGGTGATCGGGAAGCCCTGAATTTTGGGCGTCATTCCGGGACGGCGAAGCCGGACCCGGAATCTCGAGATTCCGGGTCTGGTCCTTCGGACCATCCCGGAATGACAGCTGGGTCGTGGACACGCGTAATGTTATAATATAACATCCCCAAATGGTTCCCGCCGCATCCCACGCCCACCAGCACGATCATGCCCACGGCCATTCCCATGACGACGCGCATGCGCATGGGCACGACCATACCCACGCCCATGTCCACGACGCGGCCTCGCCGCATCCGGCCCAGGCGGCGCCCTGGTCGATCCTGCGCATGACCATGGCGGGCCGCCTCGCGGCTGCGCTCGCCGTCTGCGCCGTGCTCTGGGGCGTGGTCTTCCTGGCGATGAGGTGAGGATGGCAGCGCTGCATTTCCACAACGTCACGCTGGGCTATGACCGGCATCCGGCTGTGCACCATCTCAGCGGCGAGGTCGCCCCGGGCGCGCTGGTCGCCGTGATCGGCCCGAACGGCGCCGGCAAGTCGACGCTGCTGCGCGGCATCGTCGGCATCCTGAGGCCGCTCGACGGCAGCATCCATCTCGGCGGGCTCGATGCCCGCGACATCGCCTATCTGCCGCAGAGCGCGGAGATCGACCGCAGCTTCCCGATTTCGGTGTTCGATTTCGTGGGCACCGGGCTGTGGCGCAACGCCGGCCTGTTCGGCGGCATCGGCAAGGCGGCGCGGAACAAGATCCTGCGCGCGATCGCGTCCGTTGGTCTCAATGGCTTCGAGAACCGCCCGATCGGCACGCTCTCCGGCGGCCAGATGCAGCGCGTGCTGTTTGCGCGCGTGCTGCTCCAGGACGCCAGCCTGATCGTGCTCGACGAGCCCTTCAACGCCATCGACAGCAAGACCACCGCCGACCTGCTCGCACTGGTCAAGCACTGGCACGGCGAGGGCCGCACCGTGCTCGCCGCGCTGCACGACATGGAGATGGTGCGCAACCATTTCAGCGAGACGCTGGTGCTGGCGCGGGGCCCCGTGGCCTGGGGACCGACGGCAGAGGTGCTGACGCCGGAGAATCTGATGGTCGCGATGCGGATGTGCGAGGCCTTCGACGACACGGCCGCGGCCTGCGCGGCCGATGATACCAGCTCGCGGGCCGCGTGATCGCAGATGGTCTATGACGCGCTGATCGGCCCGTTCACCGAGTTCGAGTTCATGCGGCGGGCGCTGGCCGCCGTGATCGCGCTGTCGCTGGCGGGCGCGCCGATCGGCGTATTCCTGATGCTGCGGCGGATGAGCCTGGTCGGCGACGCCATGGCGCATGCGATCCTGCCCGGTGCGGCCATCGGCTTCCTGCTCTCCGGCCTCAATTTGTTCGCCATGACGGCCGGAGGCCTGATCGCCGGCTTTGCCGTCGCGATCCTCGCCGGCGTCGTCGCGCGCTCGACCGGGCTGAAGGAGGACGCATCGCTCGCGACCTTCTATCTCGCCTCGCTGGCGCTCGGCGTCACCATCGTCTCGATCAAGGGCACCAATATCGACCTGCTCCATGTCTTGTTCGGCAACATCCTCGCGATGGACGACCAGACCCTGCTGGTGGTCGCCTTCAACGCCACGGTGACGCTGCTGGTGCTCGCGGTGATCTACCGCCCGCTGGTGATCGAGAGTGTCGATCCGCTATTCCTGCGCACGGTGAGCCGGGCCGGGGGCCCCGCGCATCTCGCCTTCCTGGCGCTGGTCGTCATCAACCTCGTCAACGGCTTCCAGGCGCTGGGTACGCTGCTCGCGGTGGGCCTGATGATCCTGCCCGCGGGCATCGCGCGGTTCTGGTCGCGCGATCTCACCGCGATGATCTGCATCGCTGTCGTCGCTGCTGCCGTCGCGGGCTATGCCGGCCTCGTGCTGTCCTTCCAGACCCGCGTGCCATCGGGCCCCGCGATCATTCTGGTGGCGACGGCGCTGTACATCGTCTCCGTGTTGTTCGGCCGCGTCGGCGGCATCGTCCGGCAACTGTTTCCCGGCCGGCATCTGGAAGCGTGACGGCGATGCGCTTCCTTGTGCTCCTGGCCTTGCTGATGATCGCCTCGCCGCTGCACGCCGCCGAGCGGCTCAACGTCGTTGCGAGCTTCTCGATCCTCGGCGATTTCGTTCGTAATGTCGGTGGCGACCGCATCAACCTGACGACACTGGTCGGGCCCGACAGCGACGTCCACGTCTACACGCCGGCGCCCGCCGACGCGAAGCGGGTCGCGGAAGCGAAGCTCGTCATCGTCAACGGGCTTGGGTTGGAGGGCTGGCTGCCGCGCCTCGTGCAGTCCGCAGGCGGCAAGGCGCAGGTGGTCACCGCGAGCGCCGGCATCGCGCCCCTCAAACTCGGCTCGGCCGCTGATCCCCACGCCTGGCAGTCCGTTCCCAATGCCAAGGTCTACGTGACCGACATCGCCAATGCATTGGCCGCGGCCGTCCCGGACAACGCGGAGTTCTTCCGCGCCCAGGCCAAGGCCTATTTGGAAAAGCTCGAAACGCTGGACCGCGAGGTCCGCGAGACCGTGGCCAAAATTCCGCCGGAGCGGCGCAAGGTGATCTCCACCCACGACGCCTTCGGTTATTTCGCCGCCGAATACGGCATCCAGTTCATCGCCCCCCTGGGCGTTTCCACGGAAACCGAGCCCAGCGCGCGGGACATCGCGGCCATCATCGGCCAGATCAGGGCCCAAAAAATCCCCGCCGTGTTCCTGGAAAATATCAGCGATGACCGCCTGATCCGCCGGATCGCCGCCGAGACCGGCGCAAAGGTCGGCGGGACCCTGATTTCGGACGGTTTGACCGGCGAAAAGGGGCCTGCACCCACTTACATTGACATGGTCAGGCACAATATAAAGGCCCTGACCAGCGCGCTTGACCATTAGGGCAGGGGCCACCCCGCCTCGCGTCGCGCGAAAAAGCCTTAAAGTCCGGAGTTGTTATGTCTGAAGCGACCTCTCAGAAAATTCCCGTGACCGTCCTGACCGGCTATCTCGGCGCCGGCAAGACCACGCTTTTGAACCGCATTTTGTCGGAGAACCACGGCAAGAAATACGCCGTCATCGTCAACGAATTCGGCGAGATCGGCATCGACAACGACCTCATCATCGGCGCCGATGAGGAAGTGTTCGAGATGAACAACGGCTGCATCTGCTGCACCGTGCGCGGCGATCTCGTCCGTATCATGGACGGCTTGATGAAGCGCAAAGGCAAGTTCGACGCCATCATCGTCGAGACCACCGGCCTT is a genomic window of Bradyrhizobium sp. CB1717 containing:
- a CDS encoding long-chain-acyl-CoA synthetase produces the protein MNGMTTGVIEQPKAARAPSASRIWLKAIELTARIETLPGRLFADVVDDWARRQPDRIALVTEDATLDYQGLAKRVTRYARWARSVGVAKGDTVALIMPNGIDYAAAWLGISRIGGVVALINTKLVGQSLAHCLDVARPLHIIVAHDLVATLESAKPHLKTEAKIWTHGDARSERAIDVALAALDDGPLLAEEHGDVTIDDRALLIYTSGTTGLPKAASISHRRILNWGFWFAGLTGATPQDRLYDCLPLFHSVGGIVAPCSMLAAGGSVVIAEKFSASNFWPDIVRHDCTLFQYIGELCRYLLKAPPSEYENRHRLRLACGNGLRGDIWEDFQARFAIPRILEFYAATEGNFSLFNVEGQVGAIGRIPPLLAHRFPAGIVKLDPDSGAPLRNEDGFCLACARGEAGEAIGRIGTADQGGGRFEGYTDAGETEKKILRDVFAKGDAWFRTGDLMRLDDKGFFHFVDRIGDTFRWKGENVATSEVNDAVRDFTGVIDATTYGVSIPGTDGRAGMSAIVVNEGFDIAALPAHLAQRLPAYARPVFIRISRELDATETFKQKKGELAREGFDPGAISDPLFMLEPKSGTYVALDGEAYAAISEGAIRL
- a CDS encoding acyl carrier protein; this translates as MSVRSKVIEAIQQIAKEQHVTLPALSDDLSLHETGFDSLAFAILVARLEDETGVDPFTISEDAAFPATVGDFVRAYENVPA
- a CDS encoding fatty acid--CoA ligase family protein, translating into MSPREIFALRDRLGAELKGRTISDAHDVVSLTDILSQTVLAGRLHELSGRAVLLKLSDQLRSGLAMIELDGIARRMLLCPPDLNPAHLDALIADAGIDAVVTDEPDRWAETGVPLIVTAQLPLQAAAPAKTERATEWLMLTSGTSGVPKIAGHTLEALTGAIVAEGPARGPAPVWATFYDIRRYGGLQIFLRAVLSGGSLVLSDPHEALADHVARLNARGVSHISGTPSHWRKLLMSGSAAQFSPRYVRLSGEIADQAVLDGLKAAFPNSSVGHAYASTEAGVGFAVNDGLEGFPADYLGNRNGVEMKVVDGSLRIRSTRTAHAYIGRNAAALTDEDGFVDSGDIVELRGDRYYFVGRRGGIINIGGLKVHPEEIEAVINRHPDVRMSRAKSRKSPITGGIVVADVILADGTDQARVKEIRDQILEQCRAQLASHKVPAVIRFVEALDVTPAGKLARTDA
- a CDS encoding SDR family NAD(P)-dependent oxidoreductase translates to MHNVLVTGGSRGIGLAIGKRLVAAGFNVIAAARRESDELKAAIAGSDGRLHFRACDLAVIDAIPAFAKLVRDEFGPIYGLVNNAGLGTEGLLATMHNSEIEALVQLNVLSPIILTKYVARQMMADGAGRIINISSIIATTGYNGLSVYGATKAAATGFTRSLAREVGKLGITVNAIAPGFIATELTHNLSDEGRKRIAGRSALRRLPETDDVARMVEYLLGEGGRNVTGTVFTIDAGNTA
- a CDS encoding DUF3095 domain-containing protein, whose product is MTSGESFYGGIPVFRGFTSLMDPALYAPLPDDWSIGVADIVDSTKAIAAQRYKAVNMAGAAVIAAVTNALEGREFPFVFGGDGASFAVAPSDLDAAREALAATATWVREDLDLKMRVALVPVSAIRAQGLDVRVARFGPSPNLSYAMFSGGGLAWADAAMKRGEFAVAEAPAGSQPDLSGLSCRFEVMPAARGLILSVLVMPSRGVDPQAFRKVIEDIIHLVERSPEGGRPVPPQGPPLKWPPQGLDFEARTRRGGPLLARRASVLAYTLFVYLIMRFDLKVGGFVPNIYRRQVVENSDFRKYDDGLRMILDCTPQLERALSDRLAAAARDGVVRYGLYQQDAAMMTCFTPSALRSDHVHFIDGARGGYASAATALKAMMAAAS
- a CDS encoding DUF2147 domain-containing protein, producing the protein MFSRFAILSVILTALLGATAAHAQSADGTWLTQAGDARVKISKCGGGICGHIVWLREPMDTATGQPASDSKNPNPALAKRPMIGLPLFSAMQPSGPNKWSGQIYNADDGSTYASSVTVTGADSLRVEGCVGALCGGETWTRAGR